One region of Methanobrevibacter millerae genomic DNA includes:
- a CDS encoding BspA family leucine-rich repeat surface protein: MDCLFDCCTSLKDLNPLASWDVSNAKYMCEMFEHCTSLEDLSPLANWDVSNVEAMTTIFACCSSLTDLSPLKDWDVSSVTEMDDAFEGCVHLEDLSPLAGWDVSNLNSMERMFSGCSGLVDLSCLNEWDVSNVEDMKDLFKDCNSIEKYPEWYED; encoded by the coding sequence ATGGATTGCCTCTTCGACTGCTGCACCAGCTTGAAGGATCTGAACCCCTTGGCAAGTTGGGATGTTTCCAATGCAAAATACATGTGCGAAATGTTTGAACACTGCACCAGTTTGGAGGATTTAAGCCCTCTTGCAAATTGGGACGTGTCCAATGTTGAGGCCATGACGACAATCTTTGCATGCTGTTCCAGTTTGACGGATTTGTCACCTTTAAAAGATTGGGACGTTTCCAGTGTAACTGAGATGGATGATGCATTTGAAGGATGTGTCCATTTGGAAGATTTAAGCCCACTTGCAGGTTGGGATGTTTCCAATCTAAACTCCATGGAAAGAATGTTTAGCGGATGTTCCGGGCTGGTTGATTTGTCCTGCTTGAATGAATGGGATGTGTCAAATGTAGAGGATATGAAAGACCTATTCAAGGACTGCAATTCAATTGAAAAGTATCCGGAATGGTATGAAGATTAA
- the clpP gene encoding ATP-dependent Clp endopeptidase proteolytic subunit ClpP, with translation MVLIPTVIENTNRGQMAYDIYSRLLKERIIFLGDEVNNVTASLVVAQLLFLESEDSNKDINLYINSPGGSVTAGMAIYDTMNYIECDVSTICIGMAASMGAFILAGGAKGKRYALPNSEIMIHQPLGGTQGQATDMEIDVKHMLRIKENIIRILAENTGKDYDEVYADCERNNWMTAHQAVEYGLIDSVVENRE, from the coding sequence ATGGTATTAATACCTACAGTAATAGAAAATACAAACCGTGGACAAATGGCTTATGATATTTATTCAAGACTTCTTAAGGAAAGAATCATTTTCCTTGGAGACGAAGTCAATAACGTTACTGCAAGTCTTGTAGTGGCTCAACTCCTCTTTTTGGAATCCGAGGATTCAAACAAAGACATAAACCTCTATATCAACAGTCCGGGAGGCAGCGTTACTGCCGGAATGGCTATATATGATACTATGAATTACATCGAATGTGACGTGTCAACAATATGCATTGGCATGGCAGCATCAATGGGAGCATTTATTCTCGCAGGAGGTGCAAAAGGAAAGAGATATGCCCTTCCAAATTCTGAAATCATGATTCATCAGCCGCTTGGAGGAACTCAGGGCCAGGCTACAGATATGGAAATTGACGTCAAGCATATGCTTCGCATAAAGGAAAATATCATTAGGATTTTGGCGGAAAACACAGGCAAGGATTATGATGAGGTCTATGCTGACTGTGAGCGCAACAACTGGATGACAGCACATCAGGCTGTGGAATATGGACTCATTGACAGTGTTGTTGAAAATCGAGAATAA
- the clpX gene encoding ATP-dependent Clp protease ATP-binding subunit ClpX, with the protein MVFYYDEGFNLHKPKEIKAFLDEYVIGQEDAKKALSVAVYNHYKRIKMGENSDVELQKSNILLIGPTGSGKTYLAQTLAKILNVPFAITDATTLTEAGYVGEDVENILLKLIQSANYDIERAEHGIIYLDEIDKISKKDENLSITRDVSGEGVQQALLKIIEGTIASVPPQGGRKHPTQDMLIIDTSNILFICGGAFDGLDHVVESRIGKKSIGFNADIQDKSGIVNSEMLKEIQPQDLVKFGLIPELVGRVPVVVTLNPLDEDALVSILTEPKSAIVKQYKELFAYDGVELEFEEDALREIAREAMDRDTGARGLRAILENIMVDIMFEIPSDNSITKVIITKETVTEGTNPEILHEYCAI; encoded by the coding sequence ATGGTTTTTTATTATGATGAAGGATTCAATCTGCATAAGCCAAAAGAGATTAAGGCTTTTCTGGATGAATATGTTATAGGACAGGAAGATGCGAAAAAGGCGCTTTCCGTTGCGGTATACAATCATTATAAGAGAATTAAAATGGGAGAAAATTCTGATGTCGAACTTCAAAAGAGCAATATCCTCCTTATCGGCCCTACAGGTTCCGGAAAGACATATCTGGCACAGACTCTTGCTAAGATATTGAATGTGCCATTTGCAATAACTGACGCCACAACCCTGACCGAAGCGGGCTATGTGGGCGAGGATGTTGAAAATATCCTATTAAAGCTCATCCAGTCTGCAAACTATGACATTGAAAGGGCTGAACACGGCATCATTTACCTCGATGAAATAGACAAGATTTCCAAGAAGGACGAAAACTTATCCATTACAAGAGATGTTTCCGGCGAAGGCGTTCAGCAGGCACTTCTAAAAATCATTGAAGGTACTATTGCCAGCGTACCTCCTCAAGGCGGACGAAAACATCCTACACAGGATATGCTAATCATTGACACAAGCAATATCCTTTTCATATGTGGCGGAGCATTCGACGGGCTTGACCATGTTGTAGAAAGCCGTATCGGAAAAAAATCCATAGGATTCAATGCCGACATTCAGGACAAGTCCGGAATAGTCAATTCTGAAATGCTCAAGGAGATTCAGCCTCAGGATCTTGTCAAGTTCGGACTCATCCCTGAACTGGTGGGCCGTGTTCCTGTTGTAGTAACCCTTAATCCGCTTGATGAGGATGCCCTCGTAAGCATTCTTACAGAACCTAAATCAGCTATCGTGAAGCAGTATAAGGAGCTATTTGCATATGATGGCGTTGAACTTGAGTTTGAAGAGGATGCCCTCAGAGAAATCGCCAGGGAAGCCATGGACAGGGATACCGGCGCCAGAGGACTTAGAGCCATTCTTGAAAATATAATGGTTGACATCATGTTCGAGATTCCATCCGACAACAGCATCACCAAGGTCATCATAACAAAGGAAACTGTAACGGAAGGGACAAATCCCGAGATATTACATGAATACTGCGCAATATGA
- a CDS encoding HEAT repeat domain-containing protein produces the protein MDVDVKAVRKLTNQEELACIALNDEDKYVRRAAVRRIDDENALIEIAESDVSGYVRKAAVNGINSQRALERIVLKDPTPAVRKAALNKIDDEKLLVYIARHDSNHAVRKLAWNKIKRINPSLILTAADVERIFDEKRLIEIARYSLTWKSREIAVLKIVDENVLAEIARNDEDYRVRQQAVKGIQKEEVLIDIIENETYKEVLKEAIRNPNLKDMDTLEGYARSHGNWNVRLAAVGNVNIHQNVIYDVAKTDNVWYVRNEAVKYIDDESRLKEIAKTDLHSWIRVNAIRHIEDKAFVLDVIESDENRFVRESAKVRLKKLLG, from the coding sequence TTGGATGTTGATGTTAAAGCAGTAAGAAAATTAACTAATCAGGAGGAACTTGCATGCATTGCCCTTAACGATGAAGACAAATATGTGAGGCGCGCTGCAGTAAGGCGCATCGATGATGAAAACGCCCTGATTGAAATTGCCGAAAGCGATGTCAGCGGATATGTGAGGAAAGCCGCAGTTAATGGAATCAACAGTCAAAGGGCTTTGGAAAGAATAGTCCTTAAGGATCCCACACCTGCTGTTAGAAAAGCGGCTTTGAACAAGATTGATGACGAAAAGCTTCTGGTCTACATTGCAAGGCATGATTCGAATCATGCAGTAAGGAAGCTGGCCTGGAACAAGATTAAAAGGATTAATCCCAGTCTAATTTTAACGGCCGCTGATGTCGAAAGGATTTTCGATGAGAAAAGGCTGATTGAAATTGCAAGATATTCGCTAACCTGGAAATCCCGCGAAATTGCAGTCTTAAAAATTGTGGATGAAAATGTCCTGGCAGAAATTGCGCGCAATGATGAGGATTACCGTGTTCGCCAGCAGGCAGTAAAGGGAATTCAAAAAGAGGAAGTTTTGATTGACATCATTGAAAATGAAACTTATAAGGAAGTTTTAAAGGAAGCCATCAGAAATCCTAATCTAAAAGACATGGATACATTGGAAGGCTATGCCAGAAGTCATGGGAACTGGAATGTAAGGCTGGCTGCCGTTGGCAATGTCAATATCCATCAGAATGTAATCTATGATGTTGCAAAGACGGATAATGTATGGTATGTGAGAAATGAGGCAGTAAAATACATTGATGACGAGTCAAGATTAAAGGAAATCGCAAAAACCGACCTTCATTCATGGATTCGGGTAAATGCCATAAGGCATATTGAAGACAAGGCATTTGTTCTTGACGTGATTGAAAGTGATGAAAACAGGTTTGTACGCGAATCTGCGAAAGTGAGATTGAAAAAGCTTCTGGGGTGA